A genomic window from Chitinophaga pollutisoli includes:
- a CDS encoding HD domain-containing protein: protein MTTTPQLTHPAIIDATVAYVKQELQGAEGGHDWWHIYRVWQQAKQIALHEDVNLLVVELGALLHDIADSKFHGGDEELGPAKAAAFLEAQDVAEEVTEAVTQIIRHISFKGGNHARTYWSPELAVVQDADRLDAMGAVGIARAFNYGGFKNRPLYDPAIAPDMQMSKEAYKSSAAPTINHFYEKLLLLKDRMNTPSGKALAASRHAFMEQYLEQFYSEWNGQAK, encoded by the coding sequence ATGACCACAACACCACAACTTACGCACCCCGCCATCATTGACGCGACCGTCGCATACGTTAAACAGGAGCTCCAGGGCGCCGAAGGCGGGCATGACTGGTGGCATATTTATCGCGTCTGGCAGCAGGCGAAGCAGATCGCGCTGCATGAAGATGTGAACCTGTTGGTGGTGGAGCTGGGCGCACTGCTGCACGATATCGCCGATTCGAAGTTCCACGGGGGTGACGAAGAACTGGGGCCTGCGAAAGCCGCGGCATTCCTGGAGGCGCAGGACGTAGCGGAAGAAGTGACCGAAGCGGTGACGCAGATCATCCGGCACATTTCTTTCAAAGGCGGCAATCATGCGCGCACGTACTGGTCGCCCGAGCTGGCCGTGGTGCAGGACGCCGACAGGCTGGATGCAATGGGAGCGGTGGGCATCGCGCGGGCTTTCAATTACGGCGGGTTCAAGAACCGTCCGCTCTACGACCCGGCCATTGCGCCGGACATGCAAATGTCGAAGGAAGCGTACAAATCGTCGGCCGCCCCCACTATCAATCACTTTTACGAAAAACTGCTGTTGCTGAAAGACCGGATGAACACTCCCTCCGGCAAAGCCCTCGCGGCATCGCGGCACGCCTTTATGGAGCAGTACCTGGAACAGTTCTACAGCGAGTGGAACGGCCAGGCGAAATAA
- a CDS encoding HYC_CC_PP family protein encodes MKKLLTIILALLYVSTSTGATFHMHYCMKQLVDVSLWHDEESHACGESCSKKCCKDVHRTVKLEKDQQLTVKTLLAMQAAAQAADFPVATLPIYAIAAPAPAADPTPPPLPHVPAHILHCHFRI; translated from the coding sequence ATGAAGAAACTCCTCACGATCATCCTGGCCCTGCTCTACGTGAGCACTTCCACCGGCGCCACTTTTCATATGCACTATTGCATGAAACAGCTGGTGGACGTGAGCCTCTGGCACGATGAGGAATCCCACGCCTGCGGCGAATCCTGCAGCAAGAAATGCTGCAAGGACGTTCACCGCACCGTCAAACTCGAAAAAGACCAGCAACTTACTGTCAAAACCCTGCTGGCCATGCAGGCCGCTGCGCAGGCCGCCGATTTCCCGGTAGCCACGCTGCCCATATACGCAATCGCAGCACCCGCCCCGGCCGCAGACCCCACGCCTCCTCCCTTGCCGCATGTGCCGGCCCATATTCTCCACTGCCACTTCAGGATCTGA
- a CDS encoding helix-turn-helix domain-containing protein, whose amino-acid sequence MKTVSLVIYEEAILSAIAGVLDVFEGANALSVQAGKEPPFKVELVSEKVKHIQLNVPALFFCYKSMADVKDTDLVIVPAFHGRPDQVLAKNAGIAPWLNEMRNMGAEVASLCLGSYFLAEAGLLDGKSCTSHWQAISDMQQRYPAARVLSDKVITDEDGVYTSGGAFSSLNLVLYMVEKFCHKDMGVILSKMFSIDIDRVNQSHFMVFQGQRRHEDDQILRAQLFIEENYHLPISVEQIAEQTSMSKRNFIRRFKNATNHTPLEYLQRVKIESAKKALESNAQNISTLMYDVGYNDLKTFRSVFKKVTGLTPQEYRKKYCRTVV is encoded by the coding sequence ATGAAAACTGTATCACTGGTCATTTACGAAGAAGCCATCCTCTCGGCCATCGCAGGCGTGCTGGATGTGTTTGAAGGCGCAAATGCGCTATCGGTTCAGGCTGGCAAGGAGCCTCCCTTCAAAGTGGAATTGGTGAGCGAGAAGGTGAAGCATATTCAGCTGAACGTACCTGCCTTATTTTTCTGTTACAAATCCATGGCGGATGTGAAAGACACGGACCTGGTGATTGTGCCTGCCTTCCATGGCCGGCCCGACCAGGTGCTGGCGAAGAATGCGGGCATAGCGCCGTGGCTGAATGAAATGCGGAACATGGGAGCGGAAGTGGCAAGCCTTTGCCTGGGGAGCTATTTCCTGGCCGAGGCGGGGCTGCTGGACGGCAAGTCGTGCACGAGCCACTGGCAGGCGATTTCCGATATGCAACAGCGGTACCCTGCCGCCAGGGTGCTGTCGGACAAGGTGATTACGGATGAGGACGGGGTTTATACGAGCGGAGGGGCGTTTTCCAGCCTCAACCTGGTATTGTATATGGTGGAGAAATTCTGCCATAAGGATATGGGCGTCATCCTCAGTAAAATGTTCTCCATCGACATCGACCGCGTCAACCAGTCGCACTTCATGGTGTTCCAGGGGCAGCGGCGGCACGAAGACGATCAGATCCTGCGCGCCCAGCTTTTCATTGAAGAAAACTACCACCTGCCCATTTCGGTGGAGCAGATCGCGGAACAAACCAGCATGAGCAAACGGAACTTCATCCGCCGTTTCAAAAACGCCACCAACCACACACCGTTGGAATACCTGCAGCGCGTCAAGATAGAATCCGCCAAAAAAGCCCTGGAAAGCAACGCGCAGAACATCAGCACGCTCATGTACGATGTGGGATACAACGATCTCAAAACATTCCGTTCCGTGTTTAAGAAAGTAACAGGCCTCACTCCGCAGGAATACCGTAAGAAGTACTGCAGGACGGTAGTGTAG